One Pyrococcus furiosus DSM 3638 genomic region harbors:
- a CDS encoding amylo-alpha-1,6-glucosidase — MSVILSYNGAFAVTRQNGDMKDGYDGFYIFDTRFLKGVKLKLDKNSVLIGSSQDGPRKAYSHFSIEDEVVLLRKREIKDNWAYREELQFYNTSKRKVHLRVEYSFKVPIEDIFEVRKFGGQKIRRRIKSSLGDENEYSYTGKDKIKRNLKIKTNMRTEKGLAFAEITLEPLEKETLYLEFIPKISKEGLEIFLTEKPLLLPNVVSTNLTWLDRVFERAIEDLTALTAYTNYGMVPFAGIPYYACPFGRDSIITSWFLLPYYPQYAEGTLKFFAKIQGKKFNPLNEEEPGKIPHEFRFGELSHSRKMPFAPYYGTVDATPLYVILAAEYLRWTGDRELIERLKPNLTAAVEWILRRLDEGGGYIRYKGGLLANQGWKDSKEGIPTEEGTPTKPPVALVEVQGYAYKALMDAASLGLTSLDPKMLKKEAEELKKRFNKDFWCDGFYALALDGDNVPSKVVSSNMGHLLFTGIAEHQEKIAERLFEEDMFSGWGIRTLSSKEKAYNPFSYHNGSIWPHDNAVIAIGLASIGEKEKARMLAEAIFKTAKFLPNSQLPELFSGLESEYPLLCPRANAPQAWSAASVFALLTALLGLKAEKELTVSPLLPKNFKVSALVRFRRKAYLIESQEKEVVRFEERDI, encoded by the coding sequence ATGTCAGTTATTCTCTCTTATAACGGGGCTTTTGCCGTTACGAGACAAAATGGAGATATGAAAGATGGCTATGATGGTTTTTATATCTTTGACACTCGCTTTCTAAAGGGAGTGAAGCTCAAGTTAGATAAGAACAGCGTGCTCATAGGAAGCTCTCAGGATGGCCCGAGAAAGGCATATTCTCATTTTTCCATAGAAGATGAAGTAGTTCTGTTGAGAAAGCGAGAAATAAAGGACAACTGGGCATATAGAGAAGAACTTCAGTTCTACAATACCTCAAAGAGGAAGGTGCACCTTAGAGTGGAGTACTCCTTTAAAGTTCCAATAGAAGATATTTTTGAAGTTAGAAAATTCGGAGGACAAAAAATTAGACGCAGGATCAAGAGCTCTCTTGGAGACGAAAATGAGTATTCCTATACTGGAAAAGATAAAATCAAAAGAAATCTGAAGATCAAAACAAACATGAGAACTGAAAAAGGACTGGCATTTGCAGAGATTACTCTAGAACCCCTTGAGAAAGAGACTCTCTACCTTGAATTCATTCCCAAGATTTCGAAGGAAGGACTTGAAATATTTTTGACAGAAAAGCCTCTTTTGCTTCCAAATGTTGTCTCAACGAACTTAACATGGCTTGATAGAGTTTTTGAGCGGGCTATTGAGGATCTAACTGCCTTGACAGCGTACACCAACTATGGAATGGTTCCATTTGCTGGTATTCCGTATTATGCATGTCCTTTTGGAAGAGACAGCATTATCACATCGTGGTTTCTGCTTCCATATTATCCCCAGTATGCCGAAGGCACTTTAAAATTCTTTGCCAAGATTCAGGGAAAGAAGTTTAATCCACTTAATGAAGAAGAGCCCGGCAAGATTCCCCACGAGTTTAGGTTTGGTGAGTTGTCTCATTCGAGAAAAATGCCTTTTGCTCCTTATTACGGAACCGTAGATGCAACCCCTCTCTACGTTATTTTAGCCGCTGAATACCTTCGGTGGACTGGTGATAGGGAGCTAATAGAAAGGCTCAAACCAAATCTGACTGCTGCGGTGGAATGGATTTTGAGGAGACTTGATGAAGGTGGGGGATACATAAGGTATAAGGGAGGACTCTTGGCTAATCAAGGATGGAAGGACTCGAAGGAAGGCATTCCAACTGAGGAGGGCACCCCTACTAAACCACCTGTTGCCTTGGTAGAAGTGCAGGGATATGCCTATAAGGCACTTATGGATGCAGCTTCACTTGGTCTGACTTCACTGGATCCAAAAATGCTCAAAAAGGAAGCAGAAGAACTAAAGAAGAGATTTAACAAGGATTTCTGGTGCGATGGCTTCTATGCTCTTGCTCTAGATGGAGACAACGTTCCATCTAAGGTGGTCTCTTCCAACATGGGGCATCTCTTATTTACCGGAATAGCTGAGCATCAAGAAAAAATAGCTGAAAGGTTATTTGAGGAGGACATGTTCTCTGGATGGGGAATTAGAACACTCAGCTCAAAGGAAAAGGCCTATAACCCATTTAGCTATCACAATGGTAGCATATGGCCTCACGACAATGCAGTAATTGCCATTGGACTTGCATCAATTGGAGAAAAGGAAAAGGCAAGAATGCTTGCAGAGGCGATATTCAAAACTGCAAAGTTCCTTCCCAATTCTCAGCTTCCAGAACTCTTCAGTGGTCTTGAGAGTGAATATCCACTATTATGCCCTAGGGCAAATGCCCCACAGGCGTGGAGTGCTGCGAGTGTATTTGCACTTCTCACAGCTCTGTTAGGTCTTAAAGCTGAAAAAGAACTAACTGTTTCCCCCTTATTGCCCAAAAACTTTAAGGTTTCAGCGTTGGTTAGGTTTAGAAGGAAGGCATACTTGATTGAATCTCAAGAGAAGGAGGTTGTTAGATTTGAAGAGCGAGATATTTGA
- a CDS encoding glycoside hydrolase family 130 protein: MKSEIFEKIIKIEGNKIDIKPPKKIPQPILSPSREGFDSRNTYNPAVIKEKDRIVMLYRAESKEDKLTGRIGLAISYDGINFFRHPEPIIEPEYKWESVGVEDPRIVKVGKTYYMTYTGYDGKTARLCLATSKNMLTWKKHGPIFEGFEYKKNNIKGWTKSGAILPKKLEKGNFKGNYLMYFGDSNIWMAVSKDLVNWEYMKEPVLSPREGYFDNVLVEPGPPLFETSYGIALIYNSAGRYGDKLKYKVGVVIFDKEYPDKVVARTETPLMVPEYEWELYGHVNNVVFVEGMVEHENKILLYYGGADRHIGLAYWTTDL; encoded by the coding sequence TTGAAGAGCGAGATATTTGAAAAGATTATCAAAATAGAAGGGAACAAAATTGACATAAAGCCTCCAAAAAAGATTCCTCAGCCTATTTTGTCTCCCTCTAGAGAAGGTTTTGATTCAAGAAACACTTACAATCCTGCGGTTATTAAAGAGAAGGACAGGATAGTAATGCTTTACAGAGCAGAATCCAAAGAAGATAAGCTGACGGGCAGGATTGGGCTTGCAATAAGTTACGATGGCATTAACTTTTTTAGACATCCAGAACCAATAATTGAACCCGAATACAAGTGGGAAAGTGTTGGTGTTGAAGATCCAAGGATAGTGAAGGTTGGTAAGACGTACTATATGACTTACACCGGTTACGATGGTAAAACAGCGAGGTTGTGTCTGGCGACCTCAAAGAATATGCTAACATGGAAGAAACACGGGCCAATTTTTGAAGGTTTTGAGTACAAAAAGAACAACATCAAAGGTTGGACAAAAAGCGGCGCAATCTTGCCAAAAAAGCTTGAAAAAGGCAATTTTAAGGGAAACTACTTGATGTATTTTGGCGATTCAAATATCTGGATGGCAGTTTCAAAGGACTTGGTCAACTGGGAGTACATGAAAGAGCCTGTGCTATCTCCAAGAGAAGGATACTTCGATAACGTTCTGGTTGAACCTGGCCCACCTTTGTTTGAGACTAGCTATGGAATAGCTTTGATTTACAATAGCGCTGGCAGATATGGAGATAAGTTAAAGTACAAAGTGGGAGTTGTAATTTTCGATAAAGAATACCCAGATAAGGTTGTTGCAAGGACTGAAACCCCACTAATGGTTCCGGAGTATGAATGGGAGCTTTATGGCCACGTTAATAATGTCGTCTTTGTTGAAGGCATGGTGGAACACGAGAACAAGATTTTGCTGTATTACGGTGGAGCTGATAGGCATATTGGTTTAGCCTACTGGACAACAGACTTATAA
- a CDS encoding ABC transporter ATP-binding protein yields the protein MVRLRLEDIEFKQADFRLDIPFLEAKPGEFLTLLGPSGCGKTTTLRIIAGFEKPDKGKIYFDDTVMNDVPPYERNIGIVFQDYALFPHMTVYDNISFGLKLRKLSKEEIKRRVSWALELVGLKGFEDRYPEQLSGGQQQRVALARALVIEPQLLLLDEPLSNLDAKIRERLRGEIKRIQKELGITTIYVTHDQEEAMAISDRIAVMSVGKIEQVGNPLDLYYNPKNEFVARFLGLSNILEVNAEEGKAYVGNLCFEVKTEGRVKIFFRPESVYIEEGDMGEIVDYELLPGRIRLKIDVEGKVIIAERFLDEIPFSIEKIPKKVGIKVKSFSILSSSP from the coding sequence ATGGTGAGGTTAAGACTTGAAGACATAGAGTTTAAGCAGGCGGATTTCAGGCTTGATATTCCCTTCCTAGAGGCGAAACCGGGAGAGTTTTTAACCTTGCTCGGCCCGAGTGGCTGTGGAAAGACAACAACACTTAGAATAATAGCTGGTTTTGAGAAGCCAGACAAGGGGAAGATATACTTTGATGATACCGTTATGAACGATGTTCCTCCATATGAAAGGAACATAGGCATTGTCTTTCAGGATTATGCTCTCTTTCCACATATGACGGTTTATGACAACATCTCCTTCGGTTTAAAGCTCAGAAAGCTCTCTAAGGAAGAGATTAAAAGACGAGTCTCATGGGCTCTTGAGCTTGTGGGTTTGAAGGGATTTGAAGACCGTTACCCCGAGCAGCTGAGCGGTGGTCAGCAGCAGAGAGTTGCACTGGCAAGGGCTTTGGTGATAGAGCCCCAGCTTTTGCTTTTAGATGAACCTCTTTCCAATCTCGATGCAAAAATAAGAGAAAGGCTTAGGGGAGAAATAAAAAGAATCCAAAAAGAGCTTGGAATAACTACAATCTATGTAACGCATGATCAGGAGGAAGCTATGGCAATAAGTGATAGGATAGCCGTTATGAGCGTTGGAAAGATAGAGCAGGTTGGGAATCCATTGGATCTCTACTACAACCCAAAAAATGAGTTTGTAGCCAGGTTTTTAGGTCTTTCTAACATTTTAGAGGTTAACGCAGAAGAGGGAAAAGCATATGTTGGGAACCTTTGCTTTGAAGTTAAAACGGAAGGGAGAGTAAAGATATTCTTTAGGCCGGAGAGCGTTTATATCGAAGAGGGAGACATGGGAGAAATAGTGGACTACGAACTGCTCCCGGGTAGAATACGGCTCAAGATTGATGTGGAGGGCAAGGTTATAATCGCAGAAAGATTCTTGGATGAGATCCCCTTTTCAATTGAAAAGATACCAAAAAAAGTTGGAATAAAAGTAAAAAGCTTTTCAATACTTAGCTCATCCCCTTGA
- a CDS encoding thiamine ABC transporter substrate-binding protein — protein sequence MKRFAVILGLLLIATTLGCITQSQTSTESTVKEEQKLVIYSYDSFEYLASEVIPKFEEKYGVKVELQLIGDAGEVLNRLILEKDNPRADLVIGIDNSLLAKAIEAGVLEPYKPENINLVPENLIFDPTFHLTPYDYGYIAINYREDMVQNPPKSLEDLTKPEWKGKLVIEDPRTSSPGAAFLLWTIAVYGDDEYLYYWEKLKENDVHIVKGWTEAWTAFMNGEFPLVLSYATSPAATVYYDNITYVKAIAFEEGNYMQIEGAGIVKGAKNKELAKKFIEFMLTEDFQSAIPTNQWMYPVNPNVELPEVFKYALQPEEIKPVTLDPEYVKENFERWIKEWTALMVEGKSPEEIISSRG from the coding sequence ATCAACAGAGAGCACGGTAAAAGAAGAGCAAAAGCTTGTTATCTACTCCTACGACAGCTTTGAATACCTAGCAAGTGAAGTAATTCCAAAATTTGAAGAGAAATACGGAGTTAAAGTTGAACTCCAGCTCATTGGAGATGCTGGAGAGGTTCTAAACAGGTTAATTCTGGAAAAAGATAACCCAAGAGCCGATCTAGTTATAGGAATAGACAACAGTCTTTTAGCAAAGGCAATCGAAGCTGGAGTACTAGAACCTTACAAACCAGAGAACATAAACCTCGTCCCAGAAAACCTCATCTTTGACCCAACGTTTCACCTAACCCCCTACGATTATGGATATATTGCAATAAACTACAGGGAGGATATGGTGCAAAATCCCCCAAAGAGTCTTGAAGACCTCACAAAACCGGAGTGGAAAGGAAAGCTCGTTATTGAAGATCCTAGGACGTCTTCTCCAGGAGCTGCATTTTTATTGTGGACGATAGCAGTATATGGAGATGATGAATATCTCTACTACTGGGAGAAGCTTAAGGAAAATGACGTCCACATAGTTAAAGGATGGACAGAAGCTTGGACAGCTTTTATGAACGGTGAATTCCCTCTGGTGCTTAGCTACGCTACATCACCAGCTGCAACGGTCTATTACGACAACATAACCTATGTTAAAGCTATAGCCTTCGAAGAGGGCAACTACATGCAGATAGAGGGAGCAGGAATAGTAAAAGGTGCAAAGAACAAAGAGCTGGCAAAGAAGTTCATAGAGTTCATGCTCACAGAAGACTTCCAAAGTGCTATTCCCACCAACCAGTGGATGTATCCCGTAAACCCGAACGTTGAACTGCCAGAAGTGTTTAAATATGCCCTTCAACCAGAAGAGATAAAACCTGTAACCCTCGACCCAGAATACGTAAAGGAGAACTTCGAACGCTGGATTAAGGAATGGACAGCTCTAATGGTAGAAGGAAAGAGCCCAGAAGAGATAATATCTTCAAGGGGATGA